A DNA window from Anaerolineae bacterium contains the following coding sequences:
- a CDS encoding helix-turn-helix domain-containing protein → MRGRKLRIKWEEESDFLRNLYREEQDEEIRRRLQALWLLRQGYKLAQVAWLIGVHIRTLNRWLSWYRKGGIKELKARHRGNPRGKKPFLTEEQLLELEKNIRSGSFANLQETIAWVRENFGVNYSYWGLYSLLRRMGLSGRGGFKAKAKKKVQMW, encoded by the coding sequence ATGAGAGGGCGAAAACTTCGGATAAAATGGGAAGAAGAGAGCGATTTTCTGCGGAACCTTTATCGGGAAGAACAGGACGAAGAAATACGCAGGCGCTTGCAGGCCTTATGGCTTCTGAGGCAGGGATACAAACTTGCCCAGGTGGCATGGCTTATAGGAGTTCATATCCGAACGCTTAACAGGTGGCTTTCCTGGTACAGAAAAGGAGGGATAAAAGAACTTAAGGCTCGCCACAGGGGTAACCCCAGAGGTAAGAAGCCTTTTCTCACGGAAGAGCAACTTTTAGAGCTTGAAAAGAACATCAGGAGTGGGTCTTTCGCTAACTTGCAGGAGACCATCGCTTGGGTTAGGGAAAATTTTGGTGTAAATTACTCTTACTGGGGCTTGTATTCCCTCCTCAGGCGAATGGGTCTCTCTGGCAGAGGAGGATTCAAGGCTAAAGCGAAG